The proteins below are encoded in one region of Nakamurella flava:
- a CDS encoding ribonuclease J — protein MEPPPPLRRGALRVVALGGITEIGRNMTVYEYEGRLLVVDCGVLFPEDLQPGVDLILPDLRLIEDRLDDIDAVVITHGHEDHIGALPWLLRLRSDIPIIGARFSLALIAAKSKEHRLTPKLEVVAEGERRRVGSWDLQFYAVNHSIPDALAVGIRTPAGTVLHTGDIKLDQLPLDGRLTDLAGFGQLGAEGVDLFCVDSTNAEVPGFVAPEREIGPVMDSYIAKANQRVIVASFASHVHRVQQMLDSAQAHGRKVAFVGRSMVRNMQIAQELGLLTVPDGLVRSLDKVLDLPPNKVLLISTGSQGEPLSALSRMSRGEHRQVNLQEGDTVILASSMIPGNETSVFTVINELSRIGVTVVHQGLAKVHVSGHASAGELLFLYNAVRPRNVIPVHGEWRHLRAQAKLAMATGVPPERVVQAPNGTVVDLVDGKARVVGHIEVGMVYVDGNAVGDVGDSTLSDRLILGEDGFIAITVVIDSHTGRAVASPTISGRGFSDDPKALDAVVPLVEAELAQTEADGITDTHRVAQAVRRVVGRWVGDTYRRRPMIVPTVLAV, from the coding sequence CTGGAGCCCCCGCCGCCGCTGCGTCGCGGGGCGCTGCGGGTGGTCGCGCTCGGCGGTATCACCGAGATCGGCCGCAACATGACCGTCTACGAGTACGAGGGACGACTGCTCGTCGTCGACTGCGGGGTGCTGTTCCCCGAGGATCTACAGCCCGGCGTGGATCTGATCCTGCCCGATCTGCGCCTCATCGAGGACCGGCTGGACGACATCGACGCCGTCGTCATCACCCACGGGCACGAGGACCACATCGGGGCTCTGCCGTGGCTGCTGCGGCTCCGGTCGGACATCCCGATCATCGGGGCCCGCTTCTCGCTGGCCCTCATCGCGGCGAAGTCCAAGGAACACCGGTTGACGCCGAAGCTGGAGGTCGTCGCCGAGGGTGAGCGGCGCCGCGTCGGGTCGTGGGACCTGCAGTTCTACGCGGTCAACCATTCGATCCCCGACGCGCTGGCCGTCGGCATCCGCACCCCCGCGGGCACCGTGCTGCACACCGGCGACATCAAGCTCGACCAGCTGCCGCTGGACGGTCGGCTGACCGACCTGGCCGGTTTCGGTCAGCTGGGCGCCGAGGGGGTCGACCTGTTCTGCGTCGACTCCACCAACGCCGAGGTGCCCGGGTTCGTGGCCCCCGAGCGGGAGATCGGCCCGGTGATGGACTCCTACATCGCCAAGGCCAATCAGCGGGTCATCGTCGCCTCGTTCGCCTCCCATGTGCACCGCGTGCAGCAGATGCTGGACTCGGCCCAGGCCCACGGCCGCAAGGTCGCGTTCGTCGGCCGGTCGATGGTCCGCAACATGCAGATCGCTCAGGAGCTGGGGCTGCTGACGGTTCCCGACGGGCTGGTCCGTTCGCTGGACAAGGTGCTGGATCTGCCGCCGAACAAGGTGCTGCTCATCTCGACCGGGTCGCAGGGTGAGCCGCTGTCGGCGCTGTCGCGGATGTCCCGGGGGGAGCACCGGCAGGTGAACCTGCAGGAGGGCGACACTGTCATCCTGGCCTCGTCGATGATTCCGGGGAACGAGACCAGCGTCTTCACCGTCATCAACGAGCTGTCACGGATCGGGGTGACCGTCGTCCACCAGGGTCTGGCCAAGGTCCACGTCTCCGGGCACGCGTCCGCCGGTGAGCTGCTGTTCCTCTACAACGCGGTGCGGCCCCGCAACGTGATCCCGGTGCACGGCGAATGGCGGCACCTGCGGGCGCAGGCGAAACTCGCCATGGCGACCGGTGTCCCGCCGGAGCGGGTGGTGCAGGCGCCGAACGGCACGGTCGTCGACCTGGTCGACGGCAAGGCGCGGGTGGTCGGCCACATCGAGGTCGGCATGGTCTATGTGGACGGCAACGCGGTCGGCGATGTCGGCGATTCGACCCTGTCGGACCGCCTCATCCTCGGTGAGGACGGGTTCATCGCGATCACCGTGGTCATCGATTCGCACACCGGCCGTGCGGTGGCCTCGCCGACGATCTCCGGCCGCGGGTTCTCCGACGACCCGAAGGCGTTGGACGCCGTGGTGCCGCTGGTCGAGGCGGAACTTGCGCAGACCGAGGCCGACGGCATCACCGACACCCACCGCGTGGCGCAGGCCGTCCGCCGGGTCGTGGGCCGCTGGGTGGGCGACACCTACCGGCGTCGGCCGATGATCGTGCCGACGGTGCTGGCCGTGTGA